The following are encoded in a window of Kogia breviceps isolate mKogBre1 chromosome 10, mKogBre1 haplotype 1, whole genome shotgun sequence genomic DNA:
- the LOC131764234 gene encoding histone H4, protein MSGRGKGGKGLGKGGAKRHRKVLRDNIQGITKPAIRRLARRGGVKRISGLIYEETRGVLKVFLENVIRDAVTYTEHAKRKTVTAMDVVYALKRQGRTLYGFGG, encoded by the coding sequence ATGTCTGGTCGCGGCAAGGGTGGTAAAGGCCTCGGCAAAGGCGGCGCTAAGCGTCACCGCAAGGTCCTACGGGATAACATCCAGGGAATCACCAAGCCGGCAATTCGTCGCCTGGCCCGCCGTGGTGGTGTCAAGCGCATTTCTGGGCTAATTTATGAGGAGACTCGCGGGGTGTTGAAAGTGTTTTTGGAGAACGTGATTCGGGACGCTGTTACCTACACCGAGCACGCTAAGCGAAAGACTGTCACCGCCATGGACGTGGTTTACGCACTTAAACGCCAGGGCCGCACCCTTTATGGCTTCGGTGGTTGA
- the H1-6 gene encoding histone H1t — protein sequence MEKPPSKKRGKKLVGLTGGSHNTTSVSLSKLIIEALSISQERTGMSLAALKKALVAVGYDVEKNNSRIKLGLKSLVNKGILVQTRGTGACGSFKLSKKVAGEPTKEKVEKPSSTKTKKRVLARDSKSPQKAKTNKRAKTPRTAMAEKAGKSGRKAKGIKGKQQRENPAKARAGKPKAGNSKLTQQETNLRKAITKK from the coding sequence ATGGAGAAACCTCCCTCCAAAAAGCGGGGCAAGAAGCTGGTTGGCTTGACGGGTGGAAGTCACAACACCACAAGCGTCTCATTGTCCAAGTTGATCATTGAGGCCCTTTCCATTTCTCAAGAGAGAACTGGCATGTCTTTGGCAGCACTGAAAAAGGCGTTAGTAGCCGTGGGCTATGACGTGGAGAAGAACAACAGCCGCATCAAGCTGGGTCTCAAGAGCCTGGTTAACAAAGGAATTCTGGTGCAGACCAGGGGTACCGGTGCTTGCGGCTCTTTCAAGCTCAGTAAGAAGGTTGCTGGTGAGCCCACCAAGGAAAAGGTCGAGAAGCCTTCTTCTACCAAGACGAAGAAGCGGGTCTTGGCCAGAGACTCCAAGTCTCCACAGAAAGCTAAGACCAACAAAAGAGCAAAGACGCCGAGGACAGCAATGGCTGAGAAAGCTGGTAAGAGTGGCAGAAAAGCTAAAGGCATTAAGGGCAAACAACAACGGGAAAATCCAGCGAAGGCCAGAGCAGGAAAGCCAAAGGCTGGGAATTCTAAACTGACCCAGCAGGAGACTAATCTTAGGAAAGCAATAACCAAGAAGTAA
- the LOC131763399 gene encoding histone H2B type 1-C/E/F/G/I-like, producing MPESAKSVPAPKKGSKKAVTKAQKKDGKKRKRSRKESYSVYVYKVLKQVHPDTGISSKAMGIMNSFVNDIFERIAGEASRLAHYNKRSTITSREIQTAVRLLLPGELAKHAVSEGTKAVTKYTSSK from the coding sequence ATGCCAGAGTCAGCCAAGTCCGTTCCTGCCCCGAAGAAGGGCTCCAAGAAGGCGGTGACCAAGGCACAGAAGAAGGACGGCAAGAAGCGCAAGCGCAGCCGCAAGGAGAGTTACTCCGTGTACGTGTACAAGGTACTGAAGCAGGTCCACCCGGACACCGGTATCTCGTCCAAGGCCATGGGCATCATGAATTCGTTCGTCAACGATATCTTCGAGCGCATCGCGGGCGAAGCGTCGCGCCTGGCGCATTATAACAAGCGCTCGACCATCACTTCCAGAGAGATCCAGACGGCCGTACGCCTGCTGCTACCTGGGGAGCTGGCCAAGCACGCCGTGTCTGAGGGCACCAAggctgtcaccaagtacactagCTCCAAGTAA
- the H2AC6 gene encoding histone H2A type 1-C, with translation MSGRGKQGGKVRAKAKSRSSRAGLQFPVGRVHRLLRKGNYAERVGAGAPVYLAAVLEYLTAEILELAGNAARDNKKTRIIPRHLQLAIRNDEELNKLLGRVTIAQGGVLPNIQAVLLPKKTESHHKAKGK, from the coding sequence atgTCTGGGCGTGGCAAGCAAGGTGGTAAGGTTCGGGCTAAAGCGAAGTCTCGCTCTTCGCGGGCAGGTCTCCAGTTTCCTGTGGGCCGAGTGCATCGCCTGCTTCGTAAGGGCAACTACGCTGAGCGGGTTGGGGCTGGCGCGCCGGTGTATTTGGCAGCGGTGTTGGAGTACTTGACGGCCGAGATACTGGAGTTGGCCGGTAATGCGGCGCGCGACAACAAGAAGACTCGCATCATCCCGCGCCACCTGCAGTTGGCCATCCGCAACGATGAAGAGCTTAACAAACTGCTGGGCCGCGTGACTATCGCTCAGGGTGGGGTCTTGCCGAACATCCAGGCGGTGCTGTTGCCTAAGAAGACCGAGAGCCACCACAAGGCCAAGGGCAAGTGA